From the genome of Penaeus chinensis breed Huanghai No. 1 chromosome 37, ASM1920278v2, whole genome shotgun sequence, one region includes:
- the LOC125045757 gene encoding uncharacterized protein LOC125045757 has translation MFEVCYFEVGTDPSAGLCERTSDTFYTMQGLGECKAYIADVAALSPSGMQSANLEFYGVTLCDGLPRVGGRGGGGGADSSLSFIPQRTSVALTWPQTDATSFQVCYSEVGWTRDHQACERTSSTSYEILGLHPCQAYATEVTSLDPTGRKRRQERSYAVTLCSGMS, from the exons ATGTtcgag GTGTGCTACTTCGAAGTGGGGACTGACCCGAGCGCCGGCCTCTGCGAGCGAACCTCGGACACCTTCTACACGATGCAGGGCCTCGGCGAGTGCAAGGCTTATATTGCAGACGTGGCAGCTCTCTCGCCTTCGGGAATGCAGAGTGCCAACCTTGAGTTCTATGGTGTCACCCTCTGCGACGGTCTGCccagggtaggaggaagaggaggaggaggagg agcAGACTCATCTCTCAGCTTCATCCCTCAGCGCACGAGTGTGGCCCTAACATGGCCCCAGACTGATGCCACGAGTTTccag GTCTGCTATTCCGAAGTAGGATGGACTCGAGACCACCAAGCGTGCGAGAGAACTTCTAGCACATCCTACGAAATACTTGGACTCCATCCTTGCCAGGCATACGCTACGGAGGTCACTTCCTTAGATCCTACGGGGAGAAAGAGGCGCCAGGAAAGGTCCTACGCGGTTACGCTGTGCTCTGGAATGTCTTAA